One Phoenix dactylifera cultivar Barhee BC4 unplaced genomic scaffold, palm_55x_up_171113_PBpolish2nd_filt_p 001081F, whole genome shotgun sequence genomic region harbors:
- the LOC120107926 gene encoding probable glutathione S-transferase GSTF1, whose amino-acid sequence MGVKVYGATMSTCTARVLLCLEEMGAEYELVPIDFSTGEHKQPAHLARNPFGQVPAFEDGALILYESRAIARYILRKYKSSGGDLLKEGSLEESAMVDLWLEVESQQFNPAIGPIFYQIFIFPRFGNVPDQAVIDTNLEKLCKVLDVYEARLSKTKYLAGDFFSLADLSHVPLLHYFMATPHASVVNSRPHVKAWWEGVSSRPACKKVTAAMPASA is encoded by the exons ATGGGGGTGAAGGTCTATGGCGCAACCATGTCCACGTGCACGGCACGTGTGCTCCTGTGCTTGGAGGAGATGGGGGCCGAGTACGAGCTGGTGCCCATCGACTTCTCCACCGGCGAACATAAGCAGCCCGCTCACCTCGCCCGCAAC CCCTTCGGCCAGGTGCCTGCCTTTGAGGACGGTGCTCTGATTCTCTACG AATCTCGAGCAATTGCAAGATACATTCTTCGCAAATACAAGTCCTCTGGTGGTGACCTTTTGAAGGAGGGTAGCTTGGAGGAGTCAGCCATGGTGGATTTGTGGTTGGAAGTGGAATCCCAGCAATTCAACCCAGCCATTGGTCCCATCTTCTACCAAATCTTCATCTTCCCTAGGTTTGGAAATGTCCCGGATCAGGCGGTCATCGACACCAACTTGGAGAAGCTCTGCAAGGTGCTCGACGTGTATGAGGCCAGGCTCTCAAAGACCAAGTACTTGGCTGGAGACTTCTTCAGCCTTGCCGATCTCAGTCACGTACCTTTGCTCCATTACTTCATGGCCACCCCTCATGCATCCGTCGTCAATTCGCGCCCGCATGTCAAGGCATGGTGGGAGGGCGTTTCGTCGAGGCCGGCGTGCAAGAAGGTGACCGCTGCCATGCCTGCATCTGCATGA